A stretch of the Elephas maximus indicus isolate mEleMax1 chromosome 3, mEleMax1 primary haplotype, whole genome shotgun sequence genome encodes the following:
- the PLCH2 gene encoding 1-phosphatidylinositol 4,5-bisphosphate phosphodiesterase eta-2 isoform X2 has translation MGEHGRQQILLQEADTDDQQGTLDFEEFCAFYKMMSTRRDLYLLLLTYSNHKDHLDTADLQRFLEVEQKMTGVTLESCQDIIEQFEPCPENKSKGVLGIDGFTNYTRSPAGDIFNHMHHSVHQDMSHPLSHYFITSSHNTYLVGDQLMSQSRVDMYAWVLQAGCRCVEVDCWDGPDGEPIVHHGYTLTSKILFKDVIETINKYAFIKNEYPVILSIENHCSVIQQKKMAQYLTDILGDKLDLSSVSSEDFTMLPSPEMLKGKILVKGKKLPANISEDAEEGEVSDEDSADEIDEDCKLLNGDASTNRKRVENIAKRKLDSLIKESKIRDCEDPNDFSVSTLSPAWKLGHRAEGKKSKAEEDVDSGEDAGASRRNSRLLINSFSKRKKKGSKLKKVASVEEGVEDLDPQGGQNRGVTRQKKTMKLSRALSDLVKYTKSVGTHDVETEVASSWQVSSFSETKAHQILQQKPAQYLSFNQHQLSRIYPSSYRVDSSNYNPQPFWNAGCQMVALNYQSEGRMLQLNRAKFSANGNCGYVLKPPCMCKGIFNPNSEDPLPGQLKKQLVLRIISGQQLPKPRDSMLGDRGEIIDPFVEVEIIGLPVDCNKEQTRVVDDNGFNPMWEETLVFLVHMPEMALVRFLVWDHDPIGRDFIGQRTLAFSSMMPGYRHVYLEGMEQASIFVHVAISDVSGKVKQALGLKGLFLRAPKPGSLDSHAAGRLLPRPSVSQRLLRRTASAPTKSHKPGRKGFPELVVGTQDAGSEGAADDVVPPSPSPTSGALLHEGPSNASPRDTRPLSMQRSVSSLCGLETIAEEPAPGPQLLPRAAPASPSPEGPQHFEGPSAKAAGPPGAAPGGSEPPQLMTGSHRDNEAPPDSRQWPCHDESPGGLAEGAAGSQVGCRGQPQAPGQLHLVRNAKSEGQVLAEPLAGRRLLAGPSPTPAVYSDATSGDRLWQRLEPSSHRDSLSSSSSMSSSDTVIDLSLPSLGLGRSRESLAGAPSSRLPPRPCSTCPGLPPVTKSKSNPNLRVTGQLPPVSDELQPRPLAPRLHRYPAGSRLRPPWGRLSLVGLQDCPAAAKSKSLGDLTADDFAPSFESRPRIPGRGLGPQGEPQLDALTEQLRWLTGFQQAGDITSPTSLGLAGEGVAVAGVPGFLRRSSSRSQSRVRAIASRARQAQERQQRLQGLGAPGPPEEERGTPEGACSMGHEGCVDVPASTKGAPGQEFGASASPLLLRL, from the exons ATGACAGGTGTGACACTTGAGAGCTGCCAGGACATCATTGAGCAGTTTGAGCCCTGCCCAGAAAACAAGAGCAAGGGGGTGCTGGGCATTGATG GCTTCACCAACTACACACGGAGCCCAGCTGGTGACATCTTCAACCACATGCACCACAGTGTGCACCAGGATATGAGCCACCCGCTGAGCCACTACTTCATCACCTCATCCCACAACACCTACCTCGTGGGCGACCAGCTCATGTCCCAGTCCCGTGTGGACATGTATGCCTGGGTCCTGCAGGCTGGCTGCCGCTGCGTGGAGG TGGACTGCTGGGACGGGCCTGATGGCGAGCCTATCGTACACCATGGCTACACCCTAACCTCCAAGATCCTCTTCAAAGACGTCATTGAAACCATCAACAAATATGCCTTCATCAAGAATGA GTACCCAGTGATCCTAtccattgagaaccactgcagtGTCATCCAGCAGAAGAAGATGGCCCAGTACCTGACTGACATCCTTGGGGACAAATTGGACCTGTCGTCGGTGAGCAGCGAGGACTTCACCATGCTTCCCTCTCCAGAGATGCTTAAGGGCAAGATCCTGGTGAAG GGGAAGAAGCTCCCGGCCAACATCAGTGAGGACGCTGAGGAGGGCGAGGTGTCTGATGAGGACAGCGCTGATGAGATTGATGAGGACTGCAAGCTCCTCAATGGGGAT GCCTCCACCAACCGGAAGCGTGTGGAAAACATCGCAAAGAGGAAACTGGATTCCCTCATCAAGGAGTCCAAGATCCGAGACTGTGAAGACCCCAACGACTTCTCCGTGTCCACGTTGTCCCCTGCATGGAAACTTGGGCACAGGGCTGAGGGAAAGAAG AGCAAAGCCGAGGAGGATGTTGACTCTGGGGAGGACGCCGGAGCCAGCCGGCGGAACAGCCGGCTCCTTATAAACAGCTTCTCCAAGCGCAAG AAAAAAGGCAGCAAATTAAAGAAGGTGGCCAGCGTGGAGGAGGGGGTGGAGGACCTGGACCCCCAAGGAGGCCAGAACCGAGG GGTGACCCGGCAGAAGAAGACTATGAAGCTGTCACGGGCCCTGTCGGACCTGGTGAAGTACACCAAGTCGGTGGGAACACATGATGTGGAGACCGAGG TGGCATCCAGCTGGCAGGTGTCGTCGTTCAGCGAGACCAAGGCACACCAGATCCTGCAGCAGAAGCCGGCGCAATACCTGAGCTTCAACCAGCACCAGCTCTCCCGCATCTACCCTTCGTCCTACCGCGTCGACTCCAGCAACTACAACCCGCAGCCCTTCTGGAACGCCGGCTGCCAAATGG TGGCCCTGAACTACCAGTCGGAGGGACGCATGCTGCAGCTGAACCGTGCCAAGTTCAGCGCCAATGGCAACTGTGGCTACGTGCTCAAGCCCCCATGCATGTGCAAGG GCATCTTCAACCCCAACTCTGAGGACCCGCTGCCTGGGCAactcaagaagcagctggtactGCGTATCATCAGCGGGCAGCAGCTCCCCAAGCCTCGGGACTCGATGCTAGGGGACCGTGGGGAG ATCATTGACCCCTTTGTGGAGGTGGAGATCATCGGGCTCCCTGTGGACTGTAACAAGGAGCAGACCCGTGTGGTGGATGACAATG GATTCAACCCCATGTGGGAGGAGACGCTGGTGTTCCTGGTGCACATGCCCGAGATGGCGCTGGTCCGCTTCCTCGTGTGGGATCATGACCCTATTGGGCGGGACTTCATTGGCCAGAGGACACTGGCCTTCAGCAGCATGATGCCAG GCTATCGGCATGTGTACCTGGAGGGCATGGAGCAGGCCTCCATCTTTGTCCACGTGGCCATCAGTGACGTCAGTGGTAAG GTCAAACAGGCTCTGGGCCTAAAAGGCCTGTTCCTCCGCGCCCCAAAGCCCGGCTCACTGGACAGTCATGCTGCTGGGCGGCTGCTGCCCCGGCCCTCCGTTAGCCAGAGGCTCCTGCGGCGCACGGCCAGCGCCCCCACCAAGAGCCACAAGCCGGGCCGGAAGGGCTTCCCAGAGCTGGTGGTTGGCACGCAGGACGCGGGCTCTGAGGGGGCAGCTGACGACGTGGtgccccccagccccagccccacctcaGGAGCCCTACTGCATGAGGGGCCCAGCAATGCCAGCCCCCGAG acACCCGCCCCCTGTCCATGCAGAGGTCTGTCTCCTCCCTGTGTGGCCTGGAGACCATTGCTGAGGAGCCGGCACCCGGTCCCCAACTGCTACCGCGGGCTGCCCCTGCCAGCCCCTCCCCGGAAGGGCCCCAGCACTTCGAAGGACCCAGTGCCAAGGCAGCAGGCCCCCCAGGGGCAGCCCCAGGAGGTTCTGAGCCCCCTCAGCTCATGACTGGTAGCCACAGGGACAATGAGGCACCCCCTGACAGCAGGCAGTGGCCTTGCCACGACGAGAGCCCTGGGGGGCTAGCTGAGGGGGCCGCTGGCAGCCAGGTGGGCTGCAGGGGCCAGCCCCAGGCTCCGGGCCAGCTGCACCTGGTCAGAAACGCCAAGAGTGAGGGGCAGGTGCTTGCAGAGCCCCTGGCTGGGCGGCGGCTCCTGGCTGGGCCCTCCCCAACCCCCGCCGTGTACTCAGACGCCACAAGCGGTGACCGGCTGTGGCAGCGTCTGGAGCCCAGCAGCCACCGTGACAGCCTGTCCTCATCCTCCAGCATGTCATCCAGTGACACCGTCATCGACCTCTCCTTGCCCAGCCTGGGCCTGGGCCGCAGCCGAGAGAGCCTGGCCGGAGCCCCATCCAGCCGTTTGCCCCCTCGGCCCTGCTCCACCTGCCCAGGCCTGCCCCCGGTGACCAAGAGCAAGTCCAACCCCAACTTGCGGGTCACAGGCCAGCTGCCCCCTGTGTCTGATGAGCTGCAGCCCCGGCCCCTGGCCCCTCGGCTGCACAGGTACCCAGCTGGTTCCCGCCTCCGGCCACCCTGGGGCCGTCTCTCCCTGGTGGGCCTCCAGGACTGCCCTGCAGCTGCCAAGTCCAAGAGTTTGGGGGACCTGACTGCCGACGACTTTGCCCCCAGCTTTGAGAGCAGGCCCCGAATCCCAGGCCGAGGCCTGGGCCCCCAGGGCGAGCCACAGCTGGACGCCCTGACAGAGCAGCTgcgctggctcacaggcttccAGCAAGCAGGGGACATCACCTCGCCCACCAGCCTGGGCCTGGCCGGGGAGGGAGTAGCGGTGGCAGGGGTACCTGGCTTCCTGCGGCGCTCCTCCTCCCGAAGCCAGAGCCGGGTGCGCGCCATCGCCAGCCGTGCCCGCCAGGCCCAGGAGCGGCAGCAGCGGCTACAGGGCCTGGGTGCACCAGGACCCCCCGAGGAGGAGCGTGGCACCCCCGAAGGTGCCTGCTCTATGGGTCATGAGGGCTGTGTGGATGTGCCTGCCTCCACCAAGGGAGCCCCCGGCCAGGAGTTCGGGGCCTCTGCCAGCCCCCTCTTGCTCAGACTCTGA
- the PLCH2 gene encoding 1-phosphatidylinositol 4,5-bisphosphate phosphodiesterase eta-2 isoform X1, producing the protein MLLRSKDGESTSHILWEADTDDQQGTLDFEEFCAFYKMMSTRRDLYLLLLTYSNHKDHLDTADLQRFLEVEQKMTGVTLESCQDIIEQFEPCPENKSKGVLGIDGFTNYTRSPAGDIFNHMHHSVHQDMSHPLSHYFITSSHNTYLVGDQLMSQSRVDMYAWVLQAGCRCVEVDCWDGPDGEPIVHHGYTLTSKILFKDVIETINKYAFIKNEYPVILSIENHCSVIQQKKMAQYLTDILGDKLDLSSVSSEDFTMLPSPEMLKGKILVKGKKLPANISEDAEEGEVSDEDSADEIDEDCKLLNGDASTNRKRVENIAKRKLDSLIKESKIRDCEDPNDFSVSTLSPAWKLGHRAEGKKSKAEEDVDSGEDAGASRRNSRLLINSFSKRKKKGSKLKKVASVEEGVEDLDPQGGQNRGVTRQKKTMKLSRALSDLVKYTKSVGTHDVETEVASSWQVSSFSETKAHQILQQKPAQYLSFNQHQLSRIYPSSYRVDSSNYNPQPFWNAGCQMVALNYQSEGRMLQLNRAKFSANGNCGYVLKPPCMCKGIFNPNSEDPLPGQLKKQLVLRIISGQQLPKPRDSMLGDRGEIIDPFVEVEIIGLPVDCNKEQTRVVDDNGFNPMWEETLVFLVHMPEMALVRFLVWDHDPIGRDFIGQRTLAFSSMMPGYRHVYLEGMEQASIFVHVAISDVSGKVKQALGLKGLFLRAPKPGSLDSHAAGRLLPRPSVSQRLLRRTASAPTKSHKPGRKGFPELVVGTQDAGSEGAADDVVPPSPSPTSGALLHEGPSNASPRDTRPLSMQRSVSSLCGLETIAEEPAPGPQLLPRAAPASPSPEGPQHFEGPSAKAAGPPGAAPGGSEPPQLMTGSHRDNEAPPDSRQWPCHDESPGGLAEGAAGSQVGCRGQPQAPGQLHLVRNAKSEGQVLAEPLAGRRLLAGPSPTPAVYSDATSGDRLWQRLEPSSHRDSLSSSSSMSSSDTVIDLSLPSLGLGRSRESLAGAPSSRLPPRPCSTCPGLPPVTKSKSNPNLRVTGQLPPVSDELQPRPLAPRLHRYPAGSRLRPPWGRLSLVGLQDCPAAAKSKSLGDLTADDFAPSFESRPRIPGRGLGPQGEPQLDALTEQLRWLTGFQQAGDITSPTSLGLAGEGVAVAGVPGFLRRSSSRSQSRVRAIASRARQAQERQQRLQGLGAPGPPEEERGTPEGACSMGHEGCVDVPASTKGAPGQEFGASASPLLLRL; encoded by the exons ATGACAGGTGTGACACTTGAGAGCTGCCAGGACATCATTGAGCAGTTTGAGCCCTGCCCAGAAAACAAGAGCAAGGGGGTGCTGGGCATTGATG GCTTCACCAACTACACACGGAGCCCAGCTGGTGACATCTTCAACCACATGCACCACAGTGTGCACCAGGATATGAGCCACCCGCTGAGCCACTACTTCATCACCTCATCCCACAACACCTACCTCGTGGGCGACCAGCTCATGTCCCAGTCCCGTGTGGACATGTATGCCTGGGTCCTGCAGGCTGGCTGCCGCTGCGTGGAGG TGGACTGCTGGGACGGGCCTGATGGCGAGCCTATCGTACACCATGGCTACACCCTAACCTCCAAGATCCTCTTCAAAGACGTCATTGAAACCATCAACAAATATGCCTTCATCAAGAATGA GTACCCAGTGATCCTAtccattgagaaccactgcagtGTCATCCAGCAGAAGAAGATGGCCCAGTACCTGACTGACATCCTTGGGGACAAATTGGACCTGTCGTCGGTGAGCAGCGAGGACTTCACCATGCTTCCCTCTCCAGAGATGCTTAAGGGCAAGATCCTGGTGAAG GGGAAGAAGCTCCCGGCCAACATCAGTGAGGACGCTGAGGAGGGCGAGGTGTCTGATGAGGACAGCGCTGATGAGATTGATGAGGACTGCAAGCTCCTCAATGGGGAT GCCTCCACCAACCGGAAGCGTGTGGAAAACATCGCAAAGAGGAAACTGGATTCCCTCATCAAGGAGTCCAAGATCCGAGACTGTGAAGACCCCAACGACTTCTCCGTGTCCACGTTGTCCCCTGCATGGAAACTTGGGCACAGGGCTGAGGGAAAGAAG AGCAAAGCCGAGGAGGATGTTGACTCTGGGGAGGACGCCGGAGCCAGCCGGCGGAACAGCCGGCTCCTTATAAACAGCTTCTCCAAGCGCAAG AAAAAAGGCAGCAAATTAAAGAAGGTGGCCAGCGTGGAGGAGGGGGTGGAGGACCTGGACCCCCAAGGAGGCCAGAACCGAGG GGTGACCCGGCAGAAGAAGACTATGAAGCTGTCACGGGCCCTGTCGGACCTGGTGAAGTACACCAAGTCGGTGGGAACACATGATGTGGAGACCGAGG TGGCATCCAGCTGGCAGGTGTCGTCGTTCAGCGAGACCAAGGCACACCAGATCCTGCAGCAGAAGCCGGCGCAATACCTGAGCTTCAACCAGCACCAGCTCTCCCGCATCTACCCTTCGTCCTACCGCGTCGACTCCAGCAACTACAACCCGCAGCCCTTCTGGAACGCCGGCTGCCAAATGG TGGCCCTGAACTACCAGTCGGAGGGACGCATGCTGCAGCTGAACCGTGCCAAGTTCAGCGCCAATGGCAACTGTGGCTACGTGCTCAAGCCCCCATGCATGTGCAAGG GCATCTTCAACCCCAACTCTGAGGACCCGCTGCCTGGGCAactcaagaagcagctggtactGCGTATCATCAGCGGGCAGCAGCTCCCCAAGCCTCGGGACTCGATGCTAGGGGACCGTGGGGAG ATCATTGACCCCTTTGTGGAGGTGGAGATCATCGGGCTCCCTGTGGACTGTAACAAGGAGCAGACCCGTGTGGTGGATGACAATG GATTCAACCCCATGTGGGAGGAGACGCTGGTGTTCCTGGTGCACATGCCCGAGATGGCGCTGGTCCGCTTCCTCGTGTGGGATCATGACCCTATTGGGCGGGACTTCATTGGCCAGAGGACACTGGCCTTCAGCAGCATGATGCCAG GCTATCGGCATGTGTACCTGGAGGGCATGGAGCAGGCCTCCATCTTTGTCCACGTGGCCATCAGTGACGTCAGTGGTAAG GTCAAACAGGCTCTGGGCCTAAAAGGCCTGTTCCTCCGCGCCCCAAAGCCCGGCTCACTGGACAGTCATGCTGCTGGGCGGCTGCTGCCCCGGCCCTCCGTTAGCCAGAGGCTCCTGCGGCGCACGGCCAGCGCCCCCACCAAGAGCCACAAGCCGGGCCGGAAGGGCTTCCCAGAGCTGGTGGTTGGCACGCAGGACGCGGGCTCTGAGGGGGCAGCTGACGACGTGGtgccccccagccccagccccacctcaGGAGCCCTACTGCATGAGGGGCCCAGCAATGCCAGCCCCCGAG acACCCGCCCCCTGTCCATGCAGAGGTCTGTCTCCTCCCTGTGTGGCCTGGAGACCATTGCTGAGGAGCCGGCACCCGGTCCCCAACTGCTACCGCGGGCTGCCCCTGCCAGCCCCTCCCCGGAAGGGCCCCAGCACTTCGAAGGACCCAGTGCCAAGGCAGCAGGCCCCCCAGGGGCAGCCCCAGGAGGTTCTGAGCCCCCTCAGCTCATGACTGGTAGCCACAGGGACAATGAGGCACCCCCTGACAGCAGGCAGTGGCCTTGCCACGACGAGAGCCCTGGGGGGCTAGCTGAGGGGGCCGCTGGCAGCCAGGTGGGCTGCAGGGGCCAGCCCCAGGCTCCGGGCCAGCTGCACCTGGTCAGAAACGCCAAGAGTGAGGGGCAGGTGCTTGCAGAGCCCCTGGCTGGGCGGCGGCTCCTGGCTGGGCCCTCCCCAACCCCCGCCGTGTACTCAGACGCCACAAGCGGTGACCGGCTGTGGCAGCGTCTGGAGCCCAGCAGCCACCGTGACAGCCTGTCCTCATCCTCCAGCATGTCATCCAGTGACACCGTCATCGACCTCTCCTTGCCCAGCCTGGGCCTGGGCCGCAGCCGAGAGAGCCTGGCCGGAGCCCCATCCAGCCGTTTGCCCCCTCGGCCCTGCTCCACCTGCCCAGGCCTGCCCCCGGTGACCAAGAGCAAGTCCAACCCCAACTTGCGGGTCACAGGCCAGCTGCCCCCTGTGTCTGATGAGCTGCAGCCCCGGCCCCTGGCCCCTCGGCTGCACAGGTACCCAGCTGGTTCCCGCCTCCGGCCACCCTGGGGCCGTCTCTCCCTGGTGGGCCTCCAGGACTGCCCTGCAGCTGCCAAGTCCAAGAGTTTGGGGGACCTGACTGCCGACGACTTTGCCCCCAGCTTTGAGAGCAGGCCCCGAATCCCAGGCCGAGGCCTGGGCCCCCAGGGCGAGCCACAGCTGGACGCCCTGACAGAGCAGCTgcgctggctcacaggcttccAGCAAGCAGGGGACATCACCTCGCCCACCAGCCTGGGCCTGGCCGGGGAGGGAGTAGCGGTGGCAGGGGTACCTGGCTTCCTGCGGCGCTCCTCCTCCCGAAGCCAGAGCCGGGTGCGCGCCATCGCCAGCCGTGCCCGCCAGGCCCAGGAGCGGCAGCAGCGGCTACAGGGCCTGGGTGCACCAGGACCCCCCGAGGAGGAGCGTGGCACCCCCGAAGGTGCCTGCTCTATGGGTCATGAGGGCTGTGTGGATGTGCCTGCCTCCACCAAGGGAGCCCCCGGCCAGGAGTTCGGGGCCTCTGCCAGCCCCCTCTTGCTCAGACTCTGA
- the PLCH2 gene encoding 1-phosphatidylinositol 4,5-bisphosphate phosphodiesterase eta-2 isoform X3, with the protein MMSTRRDLYLLLLTYSNHKDHLDTADLQRFLEVEQKMTGVTLESCQDIIEQFEPCPENKSKGVLGIDGFTNYTRSPAGDIFNHMHHSVHQDMSHPLSHYFITSSHNTYLVGDQLMSQSRVDMYAWVLQAGCRCVEVDCWDGPDGEPIVHHGYTLTSKILFKDVIETINKYAFIKNEYPVILSIENHCSVIQQKKMAQYLTDILGDKLDLSSVSSEDFTMLPSPEMLKGKILVKGKKLPANISEDAEEGEVSDEDSADEIDEDCKLLNGDASTNRKRVENIAKRKLDSLIKESKIRDCEDPNDFSVSTLSPAWKLGHRAEGKKSKAEEDVDSGEDAGASRRNSRLLINSFSKRKKKGSKLKKVASVEEGVEDLDPQGGQNRGVTRQKKTMKLSRALSDLVKYTKSVGTHDVETEVASSWQVSSFSETKAHQILQQKPAQYLSFNQHQLSRIYPSSYRVDSSNYNPQPFWNAGCQMVALNYQSEGRMLQLNRAKFSANGNCGYVLKPPCMCKGIFNPNSEDPLPGQLKKQLVLRIISGQQLPKPRDSMLGDRGEIIDPFVEVEIIGLPVDCNKEQTRVVDDNGFNPMWEETLVFLVHMPEMALVRFLVWDHDPIGRDFIGQRTLAFSSMMPGYRHVYLEGMEQASIFVHVAISDVSGKVKQALGLKGLFLRAPKPGSLDSHAAGRLLPRPSVSQRLLRRTASAPTKSHKPGRKGFPELVVGTQDAGSEGAADDVVPPSPSPTSGALLHEGPSNASPRDTRPLSMQRSVSSLCGLETIAEEPAPGPQLLPRAAPASPSPEGPQHFEGPSAKAAGPPGAAPGGSEPPQLMTGSHRDNEAPPDSRQWPCHDESPGGLAEGAAGSQVGCRGQPQAPGQLHLVRNAKSEGQVLAEPLAGRRLLAGPSPTPAVYSDATSGDRLWQRLEPSSHRDSLSSSSSMSSSDTVIDLSLPSLGLGRSRESLAGAPSSRLPPRPCSTCPGLPPVTKSKSNPNLRVTGQLPPVSDELQPRPLAPRLHRYPAGSRLRPPWGRLSLVGLQDCPAAAKSKSLGDLTADDFAPSFESRPRIPGRGLGPQGEPQLDALTEQLRWLTGFQQAGDITSPTSLGLAGEGVAVAGVPGFLRRSSSRSQSRVRAIASRARQAQERQQRLQGLGAPGPPEEERGTPEGACSMGHEGCVDVPASTKGAPGQEFGASASPLLLRL; encoded by the exons ATGACAGGTGTGACACTTGAGAGCTGCCAGGACATCATTGAGCAGTTTGAGCCCTGCCCAGAAAACAAGAGCAAGGGGGTGCTGGGCATTGATG GCTTCACCAACTACACACGGAGCCCAGCTGGTGACATCTTCAACCACATGCACCACAGTGTGCACCAGGATATGAGCCACCCGCTGAGCCACTACTTCATCACCTCATCCCACAACACCTACCTCGTGGGCGACCAGCTCATGTCCCAGTCCCGTGTGGACATGTATGCCTGGGTCCTGCAGGCTGGCTGCCGCTGCGTGGAGG TGGACTGCTGGGACGGGCCTGATGGCGAGCCTATCGTACACCATGGCTACACCCTAACCTCCAAGATCCTCTTCAAAGACGTCATTGAAACCATCAACAAATATGCCTTCATCAAGAATGA GTACCCAGTGATCCTAtccattgagaaccactgcagtGTCATCCAGCAGAAGAAGATGGCCCAGTACCTGACTGACATCCTTGGGGACAAATTGGACCTGTCGTCGGTGAGCAGCGAGGACTTCACCATGCTTCCCTCTCCAGAGATGCTTAAGGGCAAGATCCTGGTGAAG GGGAAGAAGCTCCCGGCCAACATCAGTGAGGACGCTGAGGAGGGCGAGGTGTCTGATGAGGACAGCGCTGATGAGATTGATGAGGACTGCAAGCTCCTCAATGGGGAT GCCTCCACCAACCGGAAGCGTGTGGAAAACATCGCAAAGAGGAAACTGGATTCCCTCATCAAGGAGTCCAAGATCCGAGACTGTGAAGACCCCAACGACTTCTCCGTGTCCACGTTGTCCCCTGCATGGAAACTTGGGCACAGGGCTGAGGGAAAGAAG AGCAAAGCCGAGGAGGATGTTGACTCTGGGGAGGACGCCGGAGCCAGCCGGCGGAACAGCCGGCTCCTTATAAACAGCTTCTCCAAGCGCAAG AAAAAAGGCAGCAAATTAAAGAAGGTGGCCAGCGTGGAGGAGGGGGTGGAGGACCTGGACCCCCAAGGAGGCCAGAACCGAGG GGTGACCCGGCAGAAGAAGACTATGAAGCTGTCACGGGCCCTGTCGGACCTGGTGAAGTACACCAAGTCGGTGGGAACACATGATGTGGAGACCGAGG TGGCATCCAGCTGGCAGGTGTCGTCGTTCAGCGAGACCAAGGCACACCAGATCCTGCAGCAGAAGCCGGCGCAATACCTGAGCTTCAACCAGCACCAGCTCTCCCGCATCTACCCTTCGTCCTACCGCGTCGACTCCAGCAACTACAACCCGCAGCCCTTCTGGAACGCCGGCTGCCAAATGG TGGCCCTGAACTACCAGTCGGAGGGACGCATGCTGCAGCTGAACCGTGCCAAGTTCAGCGCCAATGGCAACTGTGGCTACGTGCTCAAGCCCCCATGCATGTGCAAGG GCATCTTCAACCCCAACTCTGAGGACCCGCTGCCTGGGCAactcaagaagcagctggtactGCGTATCATCAGCGGGCAGCAGCTCCCCAAGCCTCGGGACTCGATGCTAGGGGACCGTGGGGAG ATCATTGACCCCTTTGTGGAGGTGGAGATCATCGGGCTCCCTGTGGACTGTAACAAGGAGCAGACCCGTGTGGTGGATGACAATG GATTCAACCCCATGTGGGAGGAGACGCTGGTGTTCCTGGTGCACATGCCCGAGATGGCGCTGGTCCGCTTCCTCGTGTGGGATCATGACCCTATTGGGCGGGACTTCATTGGCCAGAGGACACTGGCCTTCAGCAGCATGATGCCAG GCTATCGGCATGTGTACCTGGAGGGCATGGAGCAGGCCTCCATCTTTGTCCACGTGGCCATCAGTGACGTCAGTGGTAAG GTCAAACAGGCTCTGGGCCTAAAAGGCCTGTTCCTCCGCGCCCCAAAGCCCGGCTCACTGGACAGTCATGCTGCTGGGCGGCTGCTGCCCCGGCCCTCCGTTAGCCAGAGGCTCCTGCGGCGCACGGCCAGCGCCCCCACCAAGAGCCACAAGCCGGGCCGGAAGGGCTTCCCAGAGCTGGTGGTTGGCACGCAGGACGCGGGCTCTGAGGGGGCAGCTGACGACGTGGtgccccccagccccagccccacctcaGGAGCCCTACTGCATGAGGGGCCCAGCAATGCCAGCCCCCGAG acACCCGCCCCCTGTCCATGCAGAGGTCTGTCTCCTCCCTGTGTGGCCTGGAGACCATTGCTGAGGAGCCGGCACCCGGTCCCCAACTGCTACCGCGGGCTGCCCCTGCCAGCCCCTCCCCGGAAGGGCCCCAGCACTTCGAAGGACCCAGTGCCAAGGCAGCAGGCCCCCCAGGGGCAGCCCCAGGAGGTTCTGAGCCCCCTCAGCTCATGACTGGTAGCCACAGGGACAATGAGGCACCCCCTGACAGCAGGCAGTGGCCTTGCCACGACGAGAGCCCTGGGGGGCTAGCTGAGGGGGCCGCTGGCAGCCAGGTGGGCTGCAGGGGCCAGCCCCAGGCTCCGGGCCAGCTGCACCTGGTCAGAAACGCCAAGAGTGAGGGGCAGGTGCTTGCAGAGCCCCTGGCTGGGCGGCGGCTCCTGGCTGGGCCCTCCCCAACCCCCGCCGTGTACTCAGACGCCACAAGCGGTGACCGGCTGTGGCAGCGTCTGGAGCCCAGCAGCCACCGTGACAGCCTGTCCTCATCCTCCAGCATGTCATCCAGTGACACCGTCATCGACCTCTCCTTGCCCAGCCTGGGCCTGGGCCGCAGCCGAGAGAGCCTGGCCGGAGCCCCATCCAGCCGTTTGCCCCCTCGGCCCTGCTCCACCTGCCCAGGCCTGCCCCCGGTGACCAAGAGCAAGTCCAACCCCAACTTGCGGGTCACAGGCCAGCTGCCCCCTGTGTCTGATGAGCTGCAGCCCCGGCCCCTGGCCCCTCGGCTGCACAGGTACCCAGCTGGTTCCCGCCTCCGGCCACCCTGGGGCCGTCTCTCCCTGGTGGGCCTCCAGGACTGCCCTGCAGCTGCCAAGTCCAAGAGTTTGGGGGACCTGACTGCCGACGACTTTGCCCCCAGCTTTGAGAGCAGGCCCCGAATCCCAGGCCGAGGCCTGGGCCCCCAGGGCGAGCCACAGCTGGACGCCCTGACAGAGCAGCTgcgctggctcacaggcttccAGCAAGCAGGGGACATCACCTCGCCCACCAGCCTGGGCCTGGCCGGGGAGGGAGTAGCGGTGGCAGGGGTACCTGGCTTCCTGCGGCGCTCCTCCTCCCGAAGCCAGAGCCGGGTGCGCGCCATCGCCAGCCGTGCCCGCCAGGCCCAGGAGCGGCAGCAGCGGCTACAGGGCCTGGGTGCACCAGGACCCCCCGAGGAGGAGCGTGGCACCCCCGAAGGTGCCTGCTCTATGGGTCATGAGGGCTGTGTGGATGTGCCTGCCTCCACCAAGGGAGCCCCCGGCCAGGAGTTCGGGGCCTCTGCCAGCCCCCTCTTGCTCAGACTCTGA